A portion of the Drosophila sechellia strain sech25 chromosome 2R, ASM438219v1, whole genome shotgun sequence genome contains these proteins:
- the LOC116800676 gene encoding uncharacterized protein LOC116800676 translates to MLFSAVVLCQVERLMCLPISFAVLGFLFMACTMEVVLLKLTTTDPVLGPPAEDWEENGGPDGEEQIYYENLENNYEYWARRRMRFHRQQQQQQQHLPT, encoded by the coding sequence ATGCTCTTCTCCGCGGTGGTGTTGTGCCAGGTGGAGCGGCTGATGTGCCTGCCCATCAGCTTTGCGGTGCTGGGCTTCCTCTTCATGGCCTGCACCATGGAGGTGGTGCTGCTCAAGCTGACCACCACTGATCCGGTGCTCGGACCGCCCGCCGAGGATTGGGAGGAGAACGGGGGCCCGGATGGCGAGGAGCAGATCTACTACGAAAATCTGGAGAACAACTACGAGTACTGGGCGCGCAGGAGGATGCGATTCCatcgacagcagcaacagcagcagcagcatctgccCACTTAG